The genomic DNA TGCTTTGATCACTCTTTTAGCATAATCAACTTCAATCAAGATATCTCCATCACGTAAATTAAATGCCACCACATTATTGGTATTGCTGGTTGAACTATAGTACCTGTCCTGTACTTTATACTCTTTGCTCCAAATTTCATTATGTCTTAAAACTTTTGCATCCACTGAAACACTTAATAGTAAGATAACCCAAACAATCTTTCTTAATTCTTTAATCATTTTCACATACACCTCATTTCCATACATACTTGTTTATATATGCAAAAACTGTTCCACAAAAAAGACTAATCTTTTCAAGTGTTTAACATAGAAACAAAGTGCTGAATTTTAGGCACTGCGTTATATTCACGCCAGAAATAAAGTAAATATGGCAAGGAGTGGTAGCGACGAGCAGATTTGAACTGCTGACCTATGGCTTATGAGACCATCGCTCTAACCAACTGAGCTACGTCGCCACAAAAAGATTGCTCTTCATAACACAAGCAGACATGCTAAGCAAAACTTTTACATTTTACCTTAGCTTTAGGGTATAAATGGCACCTTCTTGAGTAAATAAAAAGACTTTATTTTTATAAATTACAGGATGACCAATTAAATTTCTCCTGTGCTTGTATGTCCACAAAAGCTTACCCTCATTGCTATCAAGCACATAGGTATTGCCTTTTGCATCTGAGAGTAACAGCAAAGCATTGTACTTTGCCATAGACAACCAAGAATTGGTCTTAACTTTGGATGTCCACACAACTTGACCCGTGTTTAAGTTTACTTTTTCTACACTACCGTCCCACAGTGGGAAATAGGCATGCTCCTGAGTCAATACAGGTAGCGCATAGGTTCCTAAATTACTGGTTTCCCAGACAATATCACCAGATTCATTGTTTTTTAACATTGCCTTGGACTTGTATTGGGACATATAAACATACTGATTAAATTGTTTATGCGCGGATAAACCTTCATTTTTACTTTCAGAAAATTCGGTGTTTTCTCCCACAACCTGACCATTTTCTAAATTAAGCCGTATCAATCTACCATCCAAAAGTGGAAATTGACCTGTTTTTGTTTTTAAATCAATGATTGGAGCCGCCCACAATCCTGTCATGTTTTTGGCCTCATAAAACTCTTTTTCGTATTTCCAAAGTTGTTTTCCTGAGGACTGATCCAATGCTAAAACACTATCTTGAGCTGTTGTTATATAAATAAAGCGATCATCACCAGCAACTGCACCAATGGCAGCTTCCGCTATATCACTCATCCACATTATTTTTTTGGTTTTAAGGTTGATACAATAAACTTGACCTTTAATGGTTGCCACAAATAACAACTCATCCTTTACATATGGCGCACTATCAACTTGTGCCGCTAATTTATAGCGTTTAACAATTCTTTGTTTATTAAGATCGTAAACAGCTATTTTACGTGGGCCAAGCGCAAAAAAAACAAAGTTTTCATGCTCAACAAAAGATCCTAAGCCCAAATAATTGCTTTTGAATCCGGTTTTAAGTCCGGAAGCAACATCCTTTTGTTTGACTAAAGTCAGCGGTGCTTTTGTACAGGCCTGCATAAATAGCATCTGCAACACCAAGCCTAAAATGTAAGTTTTTTTAAACATAAGCATTAAAATGTATGAAAGGTAAATATTCCCATAATTGAAATTGCATTAAATGATATCTCATCTACATTAAGTAAATTTAAAACATCTTGTTCTTGATTTTCACCCAATAAAAACCTGTACATAAACTCAATATCAAAAGAAAACCTATCTTTAGCATAAAAGCTTCTTAAGCCCACTGAAACAGGTACTTCAAAGCTAAAGGGAAAAGCTAATGCTGTTTGAGCATCTTCACCAAAAAAGTGATACCCCCCTATTCCCGCTGAGATATAGGGTTGAAAGCGTTTTTTATCAAAAACATAACTGGCTCTTATGACTTGTTCAGAAATTCCAGCTCTTGTTAGTAAAGGCTCCGCACCTGATACTGGGTCAGGTGAGTAAAATCTAAACCCTGAAACTTGATAAAACACTTCTGCAATTAAATTTTTACTTAAATGATGTCCAGCCATCACACGGAAAGAAATGCCATGTTTTCCCTTTATATCATCCCCACCAGCAACCAACTGTGTACTTCCAAAGCCAATTCCTAAAGTAAGATTAGGACGATCTAAATATGTTGTTTTTTGTTTGGTCAGTTCAAAAGCGTGAGCACAACCCAAGCATAAGATTAGGCTAAAAAAAATGTATTTCACTAAGCTCGCCTTCAACTTGCTATGTCCTAAATAATTCAAATTATTGCGCACAATAGATTTTCACTTTATCAATAAATGAAGACTCTGGATAATTCTCAGAAAAATTAGCACATAAATTATTAAGCGCTTCTTGCTTGTTGTTTTGTTTGTAAAGCACAATCAAGTTCCAAGTATAATAATCTTTTAGTGGGAGTTTCTCCATCTCCAAAATTTGTTTGTATATATTTTGCGCTTCTTCTAGTTGCCCTTGTTTAGAAGCCAAATTAGCCAAAGACTCCATTGCCAAAACCTTTTGATTTTCTGGCAAATTTTCTTTAGCCAATTGAAAAGATTTTTTTGCCTCATCACTTTTGTTAGCATTCATATTTTCAACACCAGCATACATATAAGCCATACCTACAATATCTGCTTTTTTGTATTGATCGATAAACTGGTTTATTTTTTCAACCTTATCCTTAGGATTATCCAAAGTTTTTATTTCAGCCTGAAGCTCAATAAAAGCATCCATAGCCACAACATTATGCTTATCATTCAATGATTTTTTGTAACTTATGCCCACAGCAACCAATATTATAAGTGCAACAATTGCTATGATTTTTTGTTTATGTTCTCCAAACCATCCTCCAATTGAATCCCAAAAGTTTTCAAATTGGTCAGGAGCTTTAATCTCATCCCTAAACTGTTTTCTTTTACTTCTTGCCATCGCAGCTTCGTAACAAGAGAACGCTTAAATGTCTATTTTTTATGCTGATTGCATTACCTCATTTTCAAATCAATTGAATAAAATAATTAAAGCTCTGTGGTACCAAGGGGGAGATGCGAGCAAAGCGAGCCAAACAACAAACGAACCCTTGGTTCGATTCCCCGCTACTTGTTAATATCAAGCCAACAGCTATAAACATGNNNNNNNNNNNNNNNNNNNNNNNNNNNNNNNNNNNNNNNNNNNNNNNNNNNNNNNNNNNNNNNNNNNNNNNNNNNNNNNNNNNNNNNNNNNNNNNNNNNNCAGCTATAAACATGATAATTGCAATAACTCTGGAAATATCGTGGTACCGAGGGGGGGAATCGAACCCCCACATTGTCACCAATACTGGATTTTGAATCCAGCGCGTCTACCAGTTCCGCCACCTCGGCAAGTGAAGAATGCCAAGCTATACCTATTTTTTAATACGATGGCCAGAAATAATTGGATTGTTATAAAATTGAATAAAATCAATGCTGTTGAGCCATATTGACGCACTGGCAGAAAAGTCTTCATATTAAATATTTGAATATGTTAATAGCTGTTAACTCTAAAACAAATGGAGAAACTATGCTTATTAAAACAATAAAATTACTATCATTAACATCAATGTTATTTTTTACTATGGCCTTTGCTCAAACGCCATTGCAAACTCTTGAGGCTCTAGATATCAACCCAAATTTGACTATCATTGAAAACGGGGTAGAAAAAGAAATAAATATTATAACTGAAATTGAAAAAGAACTGATTATACTTTCTCAGCAGCCTAAATATGTTAAAAGTGACTTATTTAAACGTTTTGAGAAAATGAACACTCTCCTTTCTCATGCCCTTATTTCACAAGGCACTAACATTGACCTTTGTTCTGAAGATGGCTTAAGAGAAAAAATACTTGCTACTGGAGATGCCATACGATTTGATAAAAACTTAGCGAGTTTTAAAGGAAAACTCTCAAAGTTTGGAACAAATGCACGCCACGTTATTGATCCTTATATCAATTACGCAATATACCTTGGTTTAATAGGAAAATACTTTAAAGCATACGTCGGAAAATTAGGATACAACTTATCGAATAAGCTTAGAATTCCAAAGTTTACAGTGGATTTAAAAAACCCTATTGTATCTCCTTCAGAAAATCTAGCGTTCGTTGAACCTTATTATGATAATTTATATTATCTACTCGATACAGTTTTTGAAGTAGACCCGTTTTTTATACCTGACCTGGTAGCTCAGATTTAATTTTGATTTATTGTCAAACGGCATATTGCCGCACTTCACTTTTTCACTTTACCCTAGAACTAAAAATGAGTAGTTCTAGGGCAAACATAAAAACCATTTAGGAGGAAACACATGTTTAAAAAATTAGTATTAAGTTTAATTTTGGCGGGCGCAACACTCAGTTTTGCTCAAAGCTTGTCACAAGCTAAAGCTGAAATACAGCGTCAAATCAATGATAAAGGTCTAAATAATATTGTTGAAGAAACCGTAAGCTTCTTATCCAATTCCCAATTTTTTACTTTTGAAGATGGTGAGTTCACTTCAAAAGTTTATTATACAGACCAATTAACAGCATCGCAAAAACAACAAATTGAAGAAAAATATGCTGCTTTTGAAGAAGCTGTATTCAACGAAATGACAGCAGATGAACAACAGTTAATAAGAGATTATGTTGCTTCTAAAGGTTCTGATGGTTTTTATGATGATAGCATTATATTTAACCATATCAATAACAATTTAAAACCCTATTACTTGCCTATCTTAAAGGATATCGGTGAATTAGACTGGTCATGGAGCCATATTTATAGCTTAACGCCTTGTTATCCATATGATGGCAGCAAATCTTACGTGGATGACGGTGAAAACTATTGTGACCTTTACAATAAAAAACCTGATGCTAAAAGCAGTACTCTACAAATAGCTTACAGTATGGCTCAAGTTGGTATCTTTGCCTTTGTCATGGAATGTAAAAATTATCCAGATGTAAAAATAACAGATGGAGTCTATGTTAAATTCTTAAATAAGCTTAGAAATACCAGTTTAATGACATTAACAGATTCTTCTATGGCAAGATTTTTAAACTTCGACGACAAATCAACAAGCTCTCTTGAACTCATCAAAAATTGTGATCGAATGAATGACTTGATTGATAGCATATTATAAGAAGTCTCTGTTCTTTGATCTTACTAAAGATAAAAAAAGCCATAACATATATTGTTGTGGCTTTTTTAGCTTTAGATGCTCTGTATTAAAACTTAATATCGATTACATCCACCGTCACTATTTCTTAAGTAGCATAAAAAATACTCTGCCTCCTAAAACATAATAGTATCAAGAACGCTATTAAGGCCCTTGAATCTCAACATCTAAGGAGCCTCTGCCTTTTCTGACAATGATATTATCTCTAGAATCTGGCATTTGACTTAATAATATGAAGACTCTGGAAATACTGCTGCCTTGTGGATTAACAAACTGTTCTGTTTTAATACCCGTTACATTGCCGCCAGCACTTTGAGAAACTTGTAGCTTATTCAAGGAAACATCTTTTATTTCAACCACGGCTTGATTTGGACGTCTCAAAAACCGCTTAATTGCAACTTTACCGCCTTCGTGATTAATGCTGACTCGACCACTTCCATCAACTGATATATTAGTAATTGATGGCAGGTTTGCTAAAGCAGCTCCAGTATCAATGTTAGGTTGTTGTGCAGCTGGCTCATTGGCTGCAAAAGCATCATCAATAGAGGCTGCTTCATCTGTAAAACCTGGTTCATTGCCAAAACCACCATCAGATAAAGCCAAATCATCGGGTTGAACATCTCCACTTGGGCTATCCTCAAAACCCAAATCCTCTTCTGTACCACCAAATCCTAGATCATCTCCAGTATCTGCTGGCGGAGCATCGTCAAAACCTAGCTCAGAAATTAAATCGTCTGGCTCTGGTGCCGGAGCAGGTGCTGGCGCCGCTTTTCTTTTTGGCGCTGGTGCTGGTCTTTGACTTTGTCTGACAACAGGTTTTGGAGGATCTTGCGCAATAGGCTCTTCTATTGGAGCTTGTTCATCAAGGTTTTGCGCCAAACCTGATTCTCCAGGCTTATTAAACCTAATCATCAACATATTTCCTGCAACTTCTGCATTGTGTTCAAAGGGCTCGGTCAATGTCACTTTCACTTTTGAACCTGAACCAGCTTCTTCAGCTTCAATAAGCTCTATCATAGGATGCGGCAAAGGAATCATTTTTCTCTCTAAATTCAGTGGTGTCTGAGGAAACTCTACAAGCAAAGTGCGTTCATCCAGCGCCTTGGCCATATAGTTCATACCTTCTCCACCCACGATTTCTAAGAAAACGCCTGCATCGGTTTGCGATACATTCAAACTTTGAATACTGTTTTCTGACGTTTGTTTTTCTTCAATGCCTGCTTCTTGTTTCTTACCTTTTTCACCGGGCAAGAAAATAGAAAACAGCGCAAAAAATAGAACAACCAAAATAACTATTCCCGAACCAATTTTTAGTAGTGACTTCATTGTTTTTTATGTAACCTTTCTTAGAGATGATTAAACATTTTAGTTTTGCATACCCTTACTTATTAATTTTACACATATTTTTTATCTTTACGAGTTTTTACCGCATCCAGGCACAAAATATTTTAGATAAAAATCTTCTACTTTTGCCTTCATTTAAGGAAACCATCAGCAAAAAAAACTTTACCCACCTTAATACTCAAGAACAACAGGCTTTGTACGTATTTAAAGCTCAATCAGCTTTTGAACAAAAAAATCATGCTACGGCTTTGCAATGGACAGAAAAAATATCCAATAAAGGTTTTTTTGCTCCTATCAAACCCTACCTAAAGTTTAAAATATATCTACAGCACTGCCAAGAACTTTTAAATAGCCCTGTATTAACTCAAAAAACCCTTAAATCCTTCAATAAGTCGCATAATAGCGCCTTGCAATACATTAAATATCTTAATTTGGCCTTACTACCTGGCCTAAAACAAGACATACACAATGATCTTAAACAATTGATGTTTCATAACTATCTGCATTACTTCACGCAAAAAGATAAGCTCAGTATTGAACACCCATATCTGCTCAGCAACCTAGATCTTAATCAAGAACAACAAAAAACCATAGAAAAGCTTATACAAGCTCAACCCAATAAAAAACATCGCGCTCATGCACAGAAACTTTTGCAAAAAGACAACTTCACACAAAAACCCATTAACATAACTGAAAAAGTTTCATCAAAAGAAGACGATGCCTCAATAATTTACTTCAATCAAATTGCCCCTGGATCAAACAAAAAAAATATTGAGCACCATTTAAAACTCTTAAGCTTGTATCCAAACAGTCAAGGTGCTCAAAAATCATTAAATGCAATTCTTACTGCTTGTAAACAAAATGCTAAAAGCACTTTTTTAACACTGTACTACAGTAAACAAACGCCTTTACCCTTTGAGTTATTTTATAAAACAGGACACATTTTATGGAACCAAACATTATATTCTTATGCACAAATGGCTTTTGAAAAAGCCCTCATGCTGAATGCTTTCCATAAAGATGCGCATAAAGCCAGCTTTTATATGGCAAGAATTAATGAAGACCAATTAAAATGGGATCAAGCTAAACAGGCATATATGCAGTTTGTTGCAACTTATCCTTCTTCTGACTTGTACAAACGATCTATCTTTAAACTTGGCTTAATCAGTTATATTTTAAACCAAGAAGAAAAATCTCGTAGATATCTCAATACTTTTTATAGTTTGGCAGACTCGGCCAATGAAAAAGGACAAGCTCTGTATTGGCAATTAAAACTAGCACAAAAGTTTAATCAAAAAAACCGTGTTGATTCACTTAAACAAGCTTTACAAAAAGAAGCTCCACTGTCTTTTTATGCTGCAAAAGAAAAGCTTTGGCCAGATTTATTCCAAAGTTCAAATTATTCAGACAGTATTTCTCCCCAATCAAAACTTTATTCAGCTTATATTTGGACCTTGGCCGGATTTAAACATTTAGCGATTTGGGAACTGGAAAAACTATCTTCATTAGACTATTTAGATAAAGAGTTTATTAATTATCTCAACCTTTGGCATGCCAACCAAGATCATACTACACCTGTTATTTTAGCTTATAGAGCAATTCACAGTAAATCTAGTCCTAGTCCCATAGATAAAAGATTGATTTCTAGTGTTTTTCCCAAACAATACAGTCAACAAATAACAAGCACAGCTAAAAATTTAAACTTATCCAATGAGCTTGTTTTGGCCATTATAAAACAAGAAAGTGCTTTTAATCCAAAAGCAAAAAGTCCTGCTGGGGCTTATGGTTTAATGCAACTCATGCCAAACACTGCAAAACAATTTTTTAAATTGATTGAGCAAGAAAAATCTTTTGATGAAAAGTTTTTATATGAACCTGAAACCAACATAAAACTAGGCAAATTATACCTTCAAAAATTAATTCAAGACTATGATGACAACTTGATCTACATCGCGTCAAATTATAATGCGGGCGCAAACCCTTTAAAAACTTGGCGTAGCCGCTGGAATAGCTTGGATGAAGATCTATTTATTGAAATGATCCCTTACAAAGAAACCCGCAACTACGTTAAGCTTGTTTTACGCAACTATTATTTTTATCATTTCTTAAACCATAAAAACATTGACAAATAAAAATATATCAATCGCAAACCTATATTTTTAGCCTTCTTGCAAAACATTTTTATTGACGTACATATTAGTTAACGGTAACAAAGACTATAGTTATTATTAACCTAACTTTTCAAGGAGAAAAGAATGACAAAAGCTGAATTAGTTGAAAAAGTAACAAAAGAAGTTAAGCATAGAGAGCTTTCAAAAGCTGCTATCAATGAAGTATCTGACGCTATTTTTACAGTGCTTTCAAAAGGCATTAAAAAAGATAAAAGATTTACTTACCCAGGTTTTGGTACTTTTACAGTTAGATCAAGAAAAGCTAGAAAAGGTAGAAACCCTCAAACAGGTGAAGCTATCAGCATTCCTGCTAGCAAAACTGTAGGTTTTAAACCTTCACCAGACTTTAAAACTTCTTTATAAGTTAGTTTTAAGATATTCTTTAAAAAGGCTTTGTAGTGATTTACAAAGCCTTTTTAGCATAAAGACAAAAGCATAAACTTATTCAGCTTCAAATGTTATTTTTACAATAATTTTTAGACTCTACCAAATTAATTTATTTCATCAATACGATCTATAGCTTTTCTAACCCTTTTTGTATTTTTAAATGTTGCAACGTGAAACATTGCATCCCCTCGATTAACAAGCGGCAAATCACTGATACCAATAATAATTCCAGACTCATCTATTTTAATTTCAAACTCATTCTCACCAAAAGTATCTGAAACAATAGCTAAAGTTTCTCCTGGTGATACGGTATCTCCTAACTTTTTCATGGCTCTAAAAGAGCCGCTTCGTCCGGCTCTAACCCAAAAGCTACCTTTAGCAATGAATGCATCTTTGTTTTTTTTAGTTAATATTGTTTTTTTAAGTTTTGGAAGCATTCCAATTGCTCTCATCACTGAAATACAACCTTTTAAACCTACTTTAATTACATCTTCTTCAAATCTTAAGGCTTGGCCGCCTTCAAAAAGCAACATACAGATATTCTTTTTTCTTGCTGCATCTCTTAAAGATCCATCTCTAAGGTTTGAGTTTATAACCACTGGAGCTTTAAATAACAAAGCCAGCTTTTTGGTTTCTTCATGATCAAGGCAAGCTCTAATCTGTGGTAAGTTTGATCGGTGTACACTACCCGTGTGAAAATCAATACCATGCGTACATTTTTCTACAACCTGCTTCATAAAAACATAGGCTAACCTTTTAGCCAATGAGCCTTTTTTTGAACCGGGGAAACTTCTATTTAAATCTCTTCTATCAGGCAAATAACGTGATTTTAAGTTAAAACCAAATACATTGACCACAGGGACAACAATTAAGGTGCCTTTAATTTTTTTGTTTTTCAAAAAATGTAAAAGTCTTTTTATAATCTCTACTCCATTGATTTCATCGCCATGAATAGCTGCTGAAACAAACATAACAGGGCCTTCTTTATCTCCACGGATCACTTCAATTGGAATACTTAAATTTGTGTAATCATACAATGCTCCAACATCAAGAAAAACTTTTCGTCGTTCACCCTTATTAATTTTTATTTTTCCAAACTTCATCATTTATTGATCTGACTGAAATACCTTTGCTTCTCGTGGTAATCGTTTTAGTTTAGGTCTGCGACGATTTCTTTCTTTTTCTGGAATCATGGCCTTCATTTCTTTTAGCTTTCCAAAACATAGCAGTCTATCTTCTGCTTCCAGTACCCGATCTGCTCTAGGATTTGGAATAACTTTTTTCCCTCTATAGAGTGTTAATACATTTATATCTCTTTCTCTTAAACCTGTTTCTTGAATTGTTTTACCCAAATATTCAGAGCCTTTGGGCATATATAGTTCAGCCACACCATAACCACTACTGACTGTCAGCCTTTGTCTAATATCAATTTCAGGAAAATCAACCTGAGCAGCAATGTAATCAATGATTGAGCCAGCAACATCTAAGCCTGTACACACTTCTATGCCTTCTAAGCCAGGAGAAGAGTTGATTTCCATAATCTGCGGGCCATTTTTACTTTCTAGCATATCCACCCCTGCTACTCTTAAACCCATAATTTGAGCGGCTCTAACCGCTGTTTTTTTATACTCATCATCTAACTCTATTTTTTCTGTTTTTCCGCCTCTATGCACATTACTTCTAAATTCTTGGCCTTGTGCCACTCTACGCATAGATGCAACCACCTGATCCCCCACAACAATCGCTCTTATGTCTTTTCCTCTACTTTCTTTAACAAATTTTTGAATTAAAATGTTTTGTTTTTGGCTTTGTAAAAGTTCTATAATAGAGGCTGCA from Oligoflexia bacterium includes the following:
- a CDS encoding PQQ-binding-like beta-propeller repeat protein, producing the protein MFKKTYILGLVLQMLFMQACTKAPLTLVKQKDVASGLKTGFKSNYLGLGSFVEHENFVFFALGPRKIAVYDLNKQRIVKRYKLAAQVDSAPYVKDELLFVATIKGQVYCINLKTKKIMWMSDIAEAAIGAVAGDDRFIYITTAQDSVLALDQSSGKQLWKYEKEFYEAKNMTGLWAAPIIDLKTKTGQFPLLDGRLIRLNLENGQVVGENTEFSESKNEGLSAHKQFNQYVYMSQYKSKAMLKNNESGDIVWETSNLGTYALPVLTQEHAYFPLWDGSVEKVNLNTGQVVWTSKVKTNSWLSMAKYNALLLLSDAKGNTYVLDSNEGKLLWTYKHRRNLIGHPVIYKNKVFLFTQEGAIYTLKLR
- a CDS encoding tetratricopeptide repeat protein encodes the protein MARSKRKQFRDEIKAPDQFENFWDSIGGWFGEHKQKIIAIVALIILVAVGISYKKSLNDKHNVVAMDAFIELQAEIKTLDNPKDKVEKINQFIDQYKKADIVGMAYMYAGVENMNANKSDEAKKSFQLAKENLPENQKVLAMESLANLASKQGQLEEAQNIYKQILEMEKLPLKDYYTWNLIVLYKQNNKQEALNNLCANFSENYPESSFIDKVKIYCAQ
- a CDS encoding transglycosylase SLT domain-containing protein, producing the protein MIKHFSFAYPYLLILHIFFIFTSFYRIQAQNILDKNLLLLPSFKETISKKNFTHLNTQEQQALYVFKAQSAFEQKNHATALQWTEKISNKGFFAPIKPYLKFKIYLQHCQELLNSPVLTQKTLKSFNKSHNSALQYIKYLNLALLPGLKQDIHNDLKQLMFHNYLHYFTQKDKLSIEHPYLLSNLDLNQEQQKTIEKLIQAQPNKKHRAHAQKLLQKDNFTQKPINITEKVSSKEDDASIIYFNQIAPGSNKKNIEHHLKLLSLYPNSQGAQKSLNAILTACKQNAKSTFLTLYYSKQTPLPFELFYKTGHILWNQTLYSYAQMAFEKALMLNAFHKDAHKASFYMARINEDQLKWDQAKQAYMQFVATYPSSDLYKRSIFKLGLISYILNQEEKSRRYLNTFYSLADSANEKGQALYWQLKLAQKFNQKNRVDSLKQALQKEAPLSFYAAKEKLWPDLFQSSNYSDSISPQSKLYSAYIWTLAGFKHLAIWELEKLSSLDYLDKEFINYLNLWHANQDHTTPVILAYRAIHSKSSPSPIDKRLISSVFPKQYSQQITSTAKNLNLSNELVLAIIKQESAFNPKAKSPAGAYGLMQLMPNTAKQFFKLIEQEKSFDEKFLYEPETNIKLGKLYLQKLIQDYDDNLIYIASNYNAGANPLKTWRSRWNSLDEDLFIEMIPYKETRNYVKLVLRNYYFYHFLNHKNIDK
- a CDS encoding HU family DNA-binding protein translates to MTKAELVEKVTKEVKHRELSKAAINEVSDAIFTVLSKGIKKDKRFTYPGFGTFTVRSRKARKGRNPQTGEAISIPASKTVGFKPSPDFKTSL
- a CDS encoding succinylglutamate desuccinylase/aspartoacylase family protein, which gives rise to MMKFGKIKINKGERRKVFLDVGALYDYTNLSIPIEVIRGDKEGPVMFVSAAIHGDEINGVEIIKRLLHFLKNKKIKGTLIVVPVVNVFGFNLKSRYLPDRRDLNRSFPGSKKGSLAKRLAYVFMKQVVEKCTHGIDFHTGSVHRSNLPQIRACLDHEETKKLALLFKAPVVINSNLRDGSLRDAARKKNICMLLFEGGQALRFEEDVIKVGLKGCISVMRAIGMLPKLKKTILTKKNKDAFIAKGSFWVRAGRSGSFRAMKKLGDTVSPGETLAIVSDTFGENEFEIKIDESGIIIGISDLPLVNRGDAMFHVATFKNTKRVRKAIDRIDEIN
- a CDS encoding RimK family alpha-L-glutamate ligase, with the protein product MKLAILSRNAKLYSTQRLKQAALGRGHKVKVLDTNKLAIDLEMGAPELFYKLKRLADYDAVLPRVGASMTYFGTAVVRQFQQMNVFCANTADSILNSRDKLKSFQILSRHNIGIPKTNFVKQKNDVLPAIDRVGGAPVIIKLIEGTQGIGVLLADKVEVAASIIELLQSQKQNILIQKFVKESRGKDIRAIVVGDQVVASMRRVAQGQEFRSNVHRGGKTEKIELDDEYKKTAVRAAQIMGLRVAGVDMLESKNGPQIMEINSSPGLEGIEVCTGLDVAGSIIDYIAAQVDFPEIDIRQRLTVSSGYGVAELYMPKGSEYLGKTIQETGLRERDINVLTLYRGKKVIPNPRADRVLEAEDRLLCFGKLKEMKAMIPEKERNRRRPKLKRLPREAKVFQSDQ